A region from the Sphingomonas flavescens genome encodes:
- a CDS encoding undecaprenyl-diphosphate phosphatase — protein MPILLIAIILGIVEGVTEFLPVSSTGHLILATELLGFDAEKWAAFNVIIQLGAILAIVVLYWRTFWAVLEGMLKGNAVSWRFVRNVLIGFMPSAILGFLLINKIEALLGNAHIVAVALIVGGVAILIIEKMVKRTDIIGVAEMPLKTAIGVGLVQCLAMIPGVSRSGATIMGGLSLGVERRTAAEFSFFLAIPTMVGATTLELVKHHDTLLSGASGVGFTAVAVGFIVSFIVAIVVVRGFVAYISRHGFAPFAWYRIIAGAAALVWLSIR, from the coding sequence ATGCCTATTTTGCTGATCGCAATCATCCTCGGCATCGTCGAGGGCGTCACCGAATTCCTTCCGGTCTCCTCTACCGGCCACCTGATCCTTGCCACGGAACTACTTGGTTTCGACGCAGAGAAGTGGGCGGCGTTCAACGTGATTATCCAACTCGGCGCGATCCTGGCGATCGTCGTCCTTTACTGGCGGACCTTCTGGGCAGTGCTGGAGGGCATGCTGAAGGGCAACGCGGTGTCGTGGCGCTTCGTGCGCAACGTCCTGATCGGCTTCATGCCGTCCGCGATTCTCGGCTTCCTGCTGATCAACAAGATCGAAGCGTTGCTCGGCAATGCGCATATCGTGGCGGTCGCGCTGATCGTCGGCGGCGTCGCCATCCTGATCATCGAGAAGATGGTGAAGCGGACCGACATCATCGGCGTCGCGGAAATGCCATTGAAGACGGCGATCGGCGTCGGGCTCGTCCAGTGCCTGGCGATGATTCCGGGCGTCAGCCGATCGGGCGCGACAATCATGGGCGGCCTGTCGCTCGGGGTCGAACGGCGCACCGCCGCGGAGTTCAGTTTCTTCCTCGCCATTCCGACCATGGTCGGCGCGACCACGCTAGAACTGGTCAAGCACCACGACACCTTGCTCTCAGGCGCAAGCGGCGTCGGCTTCACCGCCGTTGCCGTCGGTTTCATCGTCAGCTTCATCGTCGCGATCGTCGTCGTCCGCGGCTTCGTTGCCTACATCTCGCGGCACGGCTTCGCGCCCTTCGCCTGGTACCGCATCATCGCCGGTGCGGCCGCGCTCGTCTGGTTGTCGATTCGCTAG